In Bythopirellula goksoeyrii, a single window of DNA contains:
- a CDS encoding GH36-type glycosyl hydrolase domain-containing protein, with translation MTSKTLESATQQLVHHGLNALAQSPAVVQILSDNRITSFLSVAGTGGIRFDGSQAITRWQPDPTCDALGYFFYLRDLESGFYWSLGYQPTCIVPDEFEVTLTPGTFVAKRVDQAIASSLEVCIHPTLSCDLRRITLTNNSEETRSLELTSYAEIVLQDSQADRAHPAFSKLFVETQVHDGAMLLAHRRPRGSNEKTLFASHFFTDDQKGSARIEWETSRNNFIGRARSLRSPLALNTNAPLTGTVGSVLDPVFSLRRTYVLAPGDSVQTTFCLGAASSQAELLESAASLKNLGTVDEAFLSADNTAIERLSEFELTPTQIPQLLELATRRLHGFTDYDQPNKVVSAKNESDAICNHLADHDVTEAQHDKLADYLNHLGIVAPQSPLARFNSVNAPFRPLTEADDRSKPHKLALGEYEEPLLFDNGIGGFTEDGREYVMRLRPQGDGTLQLPPMPWNNVVSNPGFGFIASETGAGYTWSGNSRLNRLTPWQNDPVCDPHSEAFYLRDEDTGEYWSLTPGPVPQVATYEVRHSWGYSSFRHSSDQLEQELLQFVPREDPVKISRVKITNLGDQPRRLSVFSYVQWDLSDGCPIGPLHTETSLDAEKNTIFACNQARAEYADHTAFAAIAGSSGDCSLTTDRSEFIGVQRTVGNPRALSHSSELNGRAGVSLDSCAAIQSTFTIEPGETVERSFLLGETGAHSEAQDLVSAYQSTETISKALSDVKSFWVDTLTAVKIETPAPAIDLMVNGWLLYQNLSCRFWGRSSSYQSGGAFGFRDQLQDCSALVHHWPELTRQQILRNAAHQFVEGDVLHWWHPPHSTGIRTAFADDLLWLPLVASEYVQATGDQSLWEEEVRYLTSEPLPAGEPEIFLTPRDSGEKGTVYEHCCRALDRGLTRGLNGLPLMGSGDWNDGMNRVGQGGTGESVWLGFFIDYILERMLPVCQQHGDKQRYERYGDYREQLRLALNDAGWDGNWYRRAYFDDGTPLGTAAADECQIDALVQAWAVMSNVAPPDRAASSIAAADQRLVDEQAGIIRLLDPPFDKMKNDPGYIKGYLPGVRENGGQYTHGVLWFIRAIAEMGQGTRACQLLEMISPVSHGNSPEVVDTYKAEPYVVAADVYGQPPHVGRAGWSWYTGSAGWMFRVAVESLLGIHLEDGTQLRIDPCISARWPECRVRYRLSDRKTVYEIHIQNPNKKERGVTSALLDGTVVELAENGALVPVQQDGLVHNVVVIL, from the coding sequence ATGACTTCTAAGACACTCGAATCTGCCACGCAGCAATTGGTTCACCATGGCCTAAATGCGCTCGCTCAGTCCCCCGCTGTCGTGCAGATACTGTCTGACAATAGAATCACCAGCTTTCTCTCGGTGGCAGGTACCGGGGGGATTCGATTCGATGGCTCCCAAGCCATCACCCGTTGGCAGCCTGACCCTACTTGCGATGCTCTGGGCTATTTCTTTTACCTCCGAGATTTGGAATCTGGCTTCTATTGGTCACTCGGATATCAGCCCACCTGCATCGTGCCCGACGAATTTGAAGTTACTCTGACTCCGGGAACTTTTGTTGCCAAGCGTGTCGATCAAGCAATTGCTTCAAGCTTGGAAGTATGCATTCATCCCACGCTCAGTTGCGATCTACGTCGTATCACTCTCACAAACAACAGCGAAGAGACACGCTCGCTGGAACTCACGAGTTATGCCGAAATCGTTCTGCAAGACTCTCAGGCCGACCGCGCGCACCCCGCTTTCTCGAAGTTGTTTGTAGAAACACAGGTTCATGACGGTGCGATGCTGCTAGCTCATCGCAGACCTCGTGGTTCCAACGAGAAAACCTTATTTGCTTCTCATTTCTTCACGGACGATCAGAAAGGATCGGCTCGAATTGAATGGGAGACATCGCGCAACAACTTCATTGGCCGCGCTCGGAGTCTTCGCAGCCCGCTGGCTCTGAATACAAATGCTCCTCTGACAGGCACTGTTGGCAGCGTCCTGGATCCGGTATTCTCTCTGCGAAGAACTTACGTTTTGGCTCCGGGCGATTCCGTTCAAACTACATTTTGCCTGGGTGCCGCCTCCTCTCAAGCCGAACTCCTGGAGTCTGCTGCCAGTTTGAAGAATCTCGGGACCGTAGATGAAGCATTTCTCTCGGCAGATAACACCGCGATCGAGCGGCTATCAGAATTCGAATTGACACCTACGCAGATCCCGCAATTACTAGAACTCGCAACACGTAGGCTGCATGGCTTTACCGACTATGACCAGCCCAATAAGGTGGTCTCGGCCAAGAATGAGTCAGACGCAATCTGCAATCACTTGGCTGACCATGATGTGACCGAGGCACAACATGACAAACTAGCCGACTACTTGAATCACTTAGGGATTGTGGCTCCACAATCGCCTTTGGCTCGATTCAATTCGGTGAATGCGCCCTTCCGACCTCTCACTGAGGCCGATGATCGTAGCAAGCCCCATAAGCTTGCACTCGGTGAATACGAAGAACCGCTTTTATTTGATAACGGGATCGGGGGGTTCACAGAGGATGGGCGGGAATACGTAATGCGACTGCGCCCTCAGGGGGATGGCACGCTGCAACTTCCCCCAATGCCTTGGAATAACGTTGTATCCAATCCCGGATTCGGTTTTATTGCGTCAGAAACTGGCGCTGGCTACACATGGTCTGGCAACAGCCGATTAAATCGCCTAACGCCTTGGCAAAACGACCCCGTGTGTGACCCCCACTCTGAGGCTTTTTATCTTCGTGATGAGGATACTGGGGAATATTGGTCTCTGACACCAGGACCCGTTCCTCAAGTGGCTACCTACGAAGTGCGTCATAGCTGGGGTTATAGCTCGTTTCGACATTCGAGCGATCAACTCGAACAAGAGTTATTGCAGTTTGTACCACGGGAAGACCCTGTCAAGATCTCGCGAGTGAAGATCACCAATCTTGGTGATCAGCCGCGCCGACTGAGCGTTTTTAGCTATGTGCAATGGGATCTCTCGGATGGTTGTCCGATCGGACCTCTCCATACTGAGACCTCACTCGATGCCGAGAAGAATACGATCTTCGCGTGCAATCAGGCCCGCGCAGAGTATGCCGATCATACGGCCTTCGCTGCAATTGCTGGTTCATCGGGTGATTGCTCTCTGACAACCGATCGCTCGGAATTCATAGGCGTGCAACGGACGGTCGGTAATCCCCGGGCTCTGTCGCATAGTAGCGAACTGAATGGACGTGCTGGGGTGAGTCTCGATTCCTGTGCAGCCATTCAATCGACGTTCACCATCGAACCAGGGGAAACCGTTGAACGATCTTTCTTGCTCGGCGAAACGGGAGCTCACAGTGAGGCTCAAGATTTAGTCTCGGCCTATCAGTCTACCGAAACGATTTCAAAGGCCCTGTCCGACGTGAAATCGTTCTGGGTAGACACACTCACGGCAGTGAAGATCGAGACCCCCGCTCCGGCGATTGATTTGATGGTTAACGGTTGGCTCCTGTATCAAAACCTAAGTTGCCGCTTTTGGGGCCGTTCCTCCAGTTATCAGTCTGGAGGTGCCTTTGGGTTCCGCGATCAGCTTCAGGACTGCTCAGCCTTGGTTCACCACTGGCCAGAACTCACGCGACAACAGATTCTCCGCAATGCTGCCCACCAATTCGTCGAAGGAGACGTATTGCATTGGTGGCATCCCCCGCACAGCACCGGTATCCGGACCGCTTTTGCCGACGACTTGTTGTGGCTCCCGTTGGTGGCCAGCGAGTATGTCCAAGCGACGGGTGACCAATCGTTATGGGAAGAAGAGGTCCGCTACCTTACCTCGGAACCACTGCCCGCAGGCGAGCCTGAAATCTTTCTCACGCCACGAGACTCTGGTGAGAAAGGGACTGTTTATGAACACTGTTGCCGAGCTTTGGACCGTGGTCTAACCCGAGGCCTCAACGGACTGCCGCTCATGGGATCGGGCGATTGGAACGATGGCATGAATCGTGTAGGCCAGGGTGGCACGGGCGAAAGTGTCTGGCTGGGATTCTTTATCGATTACATCTTGGAGCGAATGCTTCCTGTCTGCCAGCAGCATGGCGATAAGCAACGGTACGAGCGCTATGGAGATTATCGAGAACAATTGCGCCTTGCTTTGAACGACGCTGGATGGGATGGAAATTGGTATCGTCGTGCCTATTTTGATGATGGAACCCCCCTCGGAACTGCTGCCGCTGACGAATGCCAGATCGATGCACTCGTACAGGCTTGGGCAGTCATGTCAAACGTCGCACCTCCAGATCGAGCAGCTTCGTCGATCGCTGCCGCCGACCAGCGTTTGGTCGACGAGCAGGCCGGCATCATTCGTTTACTCGATCCACCTTTTGACAAGATGAAGAACGATCCTGGCTATATTAAGGGTTACCTACCAGGCGTGCGCGAGAATGGTGGCCAGTATACACATGGTGTCCTCTGGTTTATCCGCGCGATTGCGGAGATGGGCCAGGGCACACGTGCATGCCAGCTTTTGGAGATGATTTCGCCAGTGAGCCATGGTAACTCTCCAGAGGTCGTTGATACTTATAAGGCAGAACCTTACGTCGTGGCTGCAGATGTGTACGGTCAACCCCCGCACGTTGGGCGTGCTGGTTGGTCATGGTATACTGGATCAGCGGGATGGATGTTCCGAGTGGCGGTGGAGTCGCTACTTGGGATACATCTAGAAGATGGAACCCAATTGAGAATCGACCCTTGCATTTCTGCCAGGTGGCCAGAATGCCGTGTTCGCTACCGACTGTCTGATCGGAAGACGGTTTATGAGATCCATATTCAGAATCCCAATAAGAAAGAGCGGGGCGTTACTTCGGCCCTACTGGATGGCACGGTCGTAGAATTAGCAGAGAACGGCGCGCTTGTGCCTGTCCAGCAAGATGGACTCGTACATAATGTGGTCGTAATATTGTAA
- a CDS encoding glucoamylase family protein, with protein sequence MAQTSFHDQHVIFENSAADESYYHSNGTVVAPSKLELSSGKIPVTNEHFVSPPNALRLCWKSVTGADWRLTLQLPERYAVDNQLVGDTLSMWCYAEEELLEAVAPRIWIADSSGAGLPSISLLTGRDSLQSKQWIRLNIPLKAFEGSYGNTRPVSFDARKLAKIVFVQGLDDGAKHVLTIDDVRITDSTQRDQNAPATPRGLIAEGQDSHVDLSWQPNEESDLLSYRVYRAIEGDEWQPIATRSANFTRHADFIGPDKRASYKISSVDGENNESPLSEVASSMTHLLDDQGLLDMVQRGCFRYYWDAANRESGMALEVIPGDENLIALGGSGFGISALVVATEREFITREESVERMLQILRFLKKADRFHGVWPHFLDGRTGKVWPLFGPYDNGGDLVETAFIMQGLLTARQFFNGDTEKEDEIRETITQLWHEVEWDWFRKTPDGEVLYWHWSPDHEWHISHPLVGWNETMIVYLLAIASPTHPVPPELYYSGWAGQSDLAVKYRHGWSRTTEGDHYSNGNSYYGHMLDVGCGTGGDLFFTQFSYLGFDPRGIRDRYTNYFHNNRQLALINRAYCIDNPRDRKGYGPNCWGLSAGLHSGGGKPQPRDDNGTICCSAALGCFPYTPDESLAVLKHFYRELGGKIWGIYGFHDGFNATEEWFDECYMGLNQAQIVVGIENHRTGLLWKLFMRNQEVQTMLDLIGFVPDESKAQDP encoded by the coding sequence GTGGCACAGACTAGTTTTCACGATCAGCATGTGATCTTTGAGAATAGTGCAGCGGACGAAAGTTATTATCACAGCAATGGCACAGTCGTAGCTCCGAGCAAACTGGAACTATCGAGTGGAAAAATTCCTGTAACAAACGAGCATTTTGTAAGTCCTCCGAACGCACTGCGCCTATGCTGGAAATCGGTTACAGGTGCCGACTGGCGATTGACGCTCCAACTGCCCGAACGTTATGCAGTTGATAACCAGCTCGTTGGCGACACCCTTTCGATGTGGTGTTATGCAGAAGAGGAACTGCTCGAAGCTGTTGCCCCGCGGATCTGGATCGCTGATTCAAGTGGCGCAGGTTTACCTAGCATTTCGTTGCTGACAGGCAGGGATAGTTTGCAGTCGAAACAATGGATACGCCTGAACATTCCACTGAAAGCATTTGAAGGAAGCTACGGAAATACAAGGCCCGTGAGCTTCGACGCTCGGAAGCTCGCAAAGATTGTATTTGTCCAGGGGCTCGATGATGGGGCCAAACACGTTTTGACGATCGATGACGTACGAATCACAGACAGCACCCAAAGGGACCAGAATGCTCCCGCCACACCGCGAGGGTTAATAGCTGAAGGTCAGGACAGTCATGTCGATCTTAGCTGGCAACCTAATGAAGAGTCTGATCTTTTAAGTTATCGAGTTTATCGTGCGATTGAAGGTGATGAATGGCAACCAATAGCCACCCGCTCAGCCAATTTTACTCGGCATGCAGATTTCATCGGTCCGGACAAACGTGCTTCTTATAAAATCAGCTCCGTAGATGGGGAGAATAATGAATCTCCACTTTCAGAAGTAGCCTCTTCAATGACTCATCTGCTTGATGATCAAGGCTTACTGGATATGGTTCAGCGTGGCTGTTTTCGGTACTACTGGGATGCGGCAAACCGTGAATCGGGGATGGCATTGGAGGTGATTCCTGGCGATGAGAACCTCATTGCCTTGGGCGGATCAGGATTCGGCATTTCAGCACTTGTGGTTGCTACTGAGCGCGAGTTCATCACGCGAGAAGAAAGTGTCGAGCGGATGCTGCAAATCTTGCGATTCCTCAAGAAAGCGGATCGCTTTCATGGAGTTTGGCCGCATTTTCTCGACGGACGAACAGGAAAAGTATGGCCACTATTTGGCCCGTACGACAATGGCGGCGATCTCGTTGAGACTGCGTTTATTATGCAAGGTCTCCTGACGGCGCGCCAGTTTTTCAACGGCGATACGGAGAAAGAAGACGAGATCCGCGAGACCATCACCCAGCTCTGGCATGAAGTCGAGTGGGATTGGTTCCGCAAGACGCCTGATGGTGAGGTGCTTTATTGGCATTGGTCGCCCGATCACGAATGGCACATCAGCCATCCACTAGTCGGTTGGAACGAAACGATGATCGTCTACTTGCTGGCGATCGCTTCACCCACCCACCCGGTACCACCTGAACTTTATTACTCTGGCTGGGCGGGGCAGTCTGATTTGGCTGTCAAATATCGACATGGCTGGAGTCGCACCACCGAGGGTGATCATTATTCCAACGGCAATAGCTACTATGGGCACATGCTCGATGTGGGCTGCGGAACCGGGGGGGATCTGTTCTTTACCCAGTTTTCATATTTAGGTTTTGATCCTCGAGGGATCCGGGACCGTTATACAAACTATTTTCACAACAATCGGCAACTCGCTTTGATCAACAGGGCTTATTGCATAGACAACCCTCGCGATCGCAAGGGTTACGGCCCCAACTGCTGGGGACTGTCGGCTGGACTTCATTCCGGTGGGGGTAAGCCCCAGCCCCGTGATGATAACGGTACGATTTGCTGTTCAGCCGCACTAGGTTGTTTTCCTTATACACCAGATGAGTCGCTAGCCGTGTTAAAACACTTCTATCGCGAGCTGGGAGGGAAGATTTGGGGGATTTATGGATTTCACGATGGATTTAACGCCACAGAGGAGTGGTTCGATGAGTGCTATATGGGACTTAATCAGGCACAGATCGTTGTGGGCATTGAGAATCACCGTACAGGTCTCCTTTGGAAACTGTTCATGAGGAATCAAGAGGTGCAAACAATGCTCGACTTGATCGGTTTTGTGCCCGACGAGAGCAAAGCGCAGGATCCGTAG
- a CDS encoding DUF1559 family PulG-like putative transporter: MRSNSSRLKAGFTLVELLVVIAIIGILVALLLPAIQAAREAARRTTCLNQVRQMGIAMQNHVDTYKVFPTGGNVPNPQIEDYTTGGLNNPGKPNGPNKQGLGAFYQILPYLEQNAVQGITNQAALQSTLIPLYNCPSRRAPGTGPARVQLTDYATAQPATLYCGSSPYDPLAAWPFNGPNPAFAIRSYWCGDGGPGSWAVAGPPLPPGASPPQTAINYGGVIVRTPYRRITGASANAPAVGEIIPGYPNAIKPAQVSDGLSNTLVISEKLVRSDLYEGQQPAPPDDAAGRVSDDKGWADGWDPDSVRFTGVPPLSDDDQSVCRSSNPAFRRTCIGFGGSIPALFFGSAHSGGVNAVYADASGHFITFDVDHLVFNALGTRDGAEIVDMSQL, encoded by the coding sequence ATGAGATCAAACTCGTCACGCTTGAAAGCTGGCTTTACGCTTGTCGAACTCTTGGTGGTGATCGCCATCATTGGAATTCTAGTGGCCTTGCTGTTACCTGCAATTCAAGCGGCTCGCGAGGCGGCCAGACGGACTACCTGTCTCAACCAAGTCCGGCAAATGGGCATTGCCATGCAGAATCATGTGGATACCTACAAGGTTTTTCCCACTGGGGGTAATGTCCCCAATCCGCAAATCGAAGATTATACCACTGGGGGACTTAATAACCCAGGCAAGCCGAATGGACCCAACAAACAAGGGCTCGGAGCGTTCTATCAAATCTTACCCTATCTGGAACAGAATGCAGTCCAAGGGATTACTAATCAGGCCGCTCTCCAGTCGACTCTCATCCCGCTTTACAACTGTCCCTCTCGTCGTGCTCCAGGCACTGGGCCTGCAAGAGTTCAGCTCACTGATTATGCCACGGCTCAACCTGCCACTCTGTATTGCGGATCAAGCCCTTACGACCCCCTAGCAGCATGGCCCTTCAATGGACCAAACCCGGCATTTGCCATTCGCTCCTATTGGTGTGGAGATGGTGGTCCCGGATCCTGGGCGGTGGCAGGCCCACCGTTACCACCTGGAGCCTCACCGCCCCAAACTGCCATTAACTACGGTGGTGTGATCGTACGCACACCTTATCGGCGCATCACGGGAGCATCGGCCAATGCTCCAGCAGTCGGTGAGATCATCCCGGGTTACCCTAACGCCATCAAACCTGCCCAAGTGAGTGATGGCCTGAGCAATACTCTTGTCATTAGCGAGAAGTTGGTTCGCTCCGACCTGTACGAAGGTCAGCAGCCTGCCCCGCCGGATGACGCAGCTGGACGAGTATCTGACGATAAGGGTTGGGCTGACGGCTGGGATCCCGATTCAGTGCGATTTACTGGAGTTCCACCTCTTAGTGACGACGACCAAAGCGTCTGCCGGAGTTCAAATCCTGCTTTTCGCAGGACTTGTATTGGGTTCGGTGGCTCCATACCCGCACTTTTCTTTGGTTCGGCACATTCTGGTGGTGTCAATGCAGTCTATGCAGATGCGTCCGGTCATTTTATCACCTTTGACGTCGATCACCTTGTCTTTAATGCTCTAGGCACGCGGGATGGCGCGGAAATCGTCGATATGAGTCAGTTGTAA
- a CDS encoding PEP-CTERM sorting domain-containing protein codes for MKVTVSLLIASALVALPVGRSQAVELLISGDFEPPQTEFGQVPGWQLEEYFTGSAAEANTAGLVGATDRRLQLNAFAAGGPLTPGQSNFDNDNPPAGDVDGNDFFIWQRNYGLVGTALPEQGDANGDMDVDGDDLANWQSNYGAQRAGVFSNAILSQTVPGAAGETYTFQGTSEFEDNYSGLVDPLYAESPNGAIPSPTITQFRMEFLDSGGSVIGQATPLDLSTENTFPGFPVVHTPLVAVAPAGTTNVRVVAEALDMAWNGNSTTMGDSQAAFFNDFSLNSATNPGTDLLENGNLDLEIPTALDFWNQVETPPEKVEILRAGNFGFSNHTPGGTAGVWLSSFFGGNTNFATPNTDPVSGIISQTVEAVAGGTYTFSGWTKFETNFSGGLDTIPDTLGDNALFKGMPSPTTVEIRVDFLDINSVVIDSAVIDVKQARQAACGGNANDLTCGPNSDGWVQSTLQAVAPAGTIFARLTAQMLNGVTTTGQQSGFFDDFSLDGPAPGMFAATNQAVPEPTSLVILSLGTLLVGLGRSRR; via the coding sequence ATGAAAGTTACTGTCTCACTTTTAATTGCCTCTGCATTAGTCGCTTTGCCAGTAGGCCGCTCGCAGGCCGTTGAGCTCTTGATCAGCGGTGATTTTGAACCGCCCCAAACTGAATTTGGACAAGTCCCCGGCTGGCAGCTCGAAGAGTATTTCACCGGAAGTGCTGCAGAAGCAAATACGGCTGGTCTTGTTGGGGCCACAGACAGACGGCTTCAATTAAATGCCTTCGCCGCCGGAGGCCCGCTAACTCCCGGTCAAAGTAACTTTGATAATGACAATCCTCCAGCGGGAGACGTGGATGGCAATGATTTCTTCATCTGGCAAAGAAACTACGGGCTCGTGGGCACCGCCCTCCCGGAACAAGGCGATGCTAACGGAGATATGGATGTTGATGGAGACGATCTTGCAAATTGGCAAAGCAATTATGGTGCGCAACGTGCCGGAGTTTTCTCTAACGCCATCCTCTCACAAACTGTCCCCGGTGCAGCTGGCGAGACATACACTTTTCAGGGGACTTCGGAGTTTGAAGATAACTATTCTGGCTTAGTAGACCCGCTTTATGCCGAAAGCCCCAATGGCGCAATCCCATCTCCTACCATCACTCAGTTCAGGATGGAGTTTCTTGACTCGGGAGGGTCTGTCATTGGTCAGGCGACGCCCCTCGATCTTAGTACTGAAAATACATTTCCTGGCTTTCCCGTGGTCCATACTCCTTTAGTCGCCGTGGCTCCTGCTGGGACAACGAATGTGAGAGTGGTCGCCGAAGCATTGGATATGGCTTGGAATGGTAACTCGACCACGATGGGAGATTCCCAGGCGGCTTTCTTTAACGATTTCTCGCTCAACAGTGCTACGAACCCTGGCACCGACTTATTGGAAAATGGAAATCTGGATCTGGAGATTCCAACGGCTCTCGACTTCTGGAATCAGGTCGAGACTCCACCCGAAAAAGTGGAGATTCTCCGTGCTGGTAACTTTGGCTTTTCCAATCACACGCCAGGAGGAACGGCAGGTGTGTGGCTCAGTTCGTTTTTTGGTGGTAATACAAATTTCGCCACGCCGAATACGGATCCCGTAAGCGGAATTATTTCTCAAACGGTCGAAGCCGTCGCAGGGGGGACCTACACTTTCTCTGGTTGGACCAAGTTTGAAACGAACTTCTCAGGTGGCCTAGATACGATACCTGACACGTTAGGCGACAACGCGTTGTTTAAAGGAATGCCTTCTCCAACTACGGTTGAAATCAGGGTCGATTTTCTTGATATCAACAGCGTGGTGATTGATTCTGCGGTGATTGACGTGAAGCAGGCTCGCCAGGCTGCCTGCGGAGGCAATGCCAATGATCTTACATGTGGTCCTAACAGTGATGGCTGGGTCCAGTCTACTCTCCAGGCGGTGGCACCCGCTGGCACGATTTTCGCGCGCCTTACAGCCCAGATGCTTAATGGCGTAACAACTACAGGTCAACAGTCGGGGTTCTTCGACGATTTCTCTCTCGATGGACCTGCTCCGGGCATGTTCGCCGCCACGAATCAGGCGGTTCCCGAGCCCACTTCCTTGGTTATCTTAAGTTTGGGGACCCTGTTGGTGGGTTTGGGCAGGAGTCGAAGGTAG
- a CDS encoding PEP-CTERM sorting domain-containing protein: MKTMLKMYVVVGLVTCMTGVANANLLTNGGMNDATVSSQLLATPTGYVATSNHLNTNVPPDSDGLSSETFANVELDTDTGDCRDPANSCGVFFKTFRGEAPSEGTFTLEASLHQDTPATPGLTYTLLGWIAAGPGYSGEDDSNGTVTEFGIEFLDGSGGVLGGDILSLTAADLQQDTAFNRDYARYMATGVAPSGAVSVRSRMSISNAWNVVGAGDAALVTDLWTLSVPEPTSLMLIGVGLVGLLGVRRR; encoded by the coding sequence ATGAAAACGATGCTAAAAATGTACGTTGTGGTGGGCCTTGTGACCTGCATGACGGGCGTAGCAAACGCCAATTTGCTGACTAACGGCGGCATGAACGACGCCACTGTTTCCTCTCAGCTACTGGCCACGCCAACCGGCTATGTGGCGACTTCTAATCATCTTAACACGAATGTGCCTCCAGATTCCGATGGACTCTCGTCGGAAACATTCGCCAATGTTGAACTAGACACAGACACTGGCGATTGTCGCGATCCAGCTAATAGTTGCGGCGTGTTTTTCAAGACCTTTCGGGGGGAAGCACCAAGCGAAGGAACATTCACACTTGAGGCCAGCTTGCATCAGGACACTCCCGCGACACCGGGTCTAACGTACACTCTACTGGGTTGGATCGCTGCGGGTCCAGGTTACTCTGGCGAAGACGACAGCAATGGTACTGTCACGGAGTTCGGCATCGAGTTTCTTGATGGTAGTGGAGGCGTTCTTGGTGGCGATATCCTCAGCCTGACCGCTGCTGATCTCCAACAAGACACCGCATTCAATCGTGATTACGCGCGCTATATGGCCACCGGAGTTGCACCATCTGGAGCAGTAAGTGTGCGGTCTCGTATGTCCATCAGCAATGCCTGGAACGTTGTCGGGGCAGGTGATGCAGCGTTAGTTACAGATCTATGGACTCTGAGTGTTCCGGAGCCTACCAGTCTTATGCTGATTGGCGTGGGCCTTGTTGGACTCTTAGGAGTGCGTCGTCGCTAG
- a CDS encoding PEP-CTERM sorting domain-containing protein produces MKLILFRGSSFLAIAVMATLAHAAHLCGQLGQECLVDGSFTTATAGGQTSNSPWVLTINKPDGVGTSAQFQGGFANAENGSGGAGDGGNGVWFKSFEGQQSGNTAEPKAFAIVVQTAVVPTAGDYLLSFVAGREANFMASNFFTSLGSSGTGGSTSVDLLTAPMILGNIGGGASPALGGNPFSLKLTGVSAGDTISVVGGMVNGMDSTIPGGQSAFLDKFSLTRVPEPTSLALVGMSLVGLLNMRRR; encoded by the coding sequence ATGAAACTAATCTTATTCAGAGGTTCTTCTTTTTTGGCCATCGCTGTGATGGCAACGCTCGCGCACGCAGCCCATCTATGTGGGCAACTTGGCCAGGAGTGTCTTGTCGATGGCAGCTTCACTACGGCAACTGCAGGAGGCCAGACCAGCAATAGCCCTTGGGTGCTTACCATCAACAAGCCTGACGGAGTTGGAACTTCCGCTCAATTTCAGGGTGGGTTTGCCAATGCTGAAAATGGTTCTGGAGGTGCTGGAGACGGTGGCAATGGAGTTTGGTTTAAGTCTTTCGAAGGTCAGCAGAGTGGGAATACTGCTGAGCCGAAAGCCTTTGCCATTGTCGTACAAACAGCTGTTGTACCAACCGCAGGCGATTACTTACTTAGCTTTGTAGCCGGGCGCGAGGCCAATTTTATGGCAAGCAATTTTTTCACGTCACTGGGCTCCAGTGGAACTGGCGGTTCGACCTCCGTTGATTTGTTGACTGCCCCGATGATATTGGGAAACATTGGAGGTGGAGCTTCTCCGGCGCTGGGAGGGAATCCCTTCTCCCTCAAGCTGACAGGTGTTTCTGCAGGCGACACAATCTCCGTTGTAGGTGGAATGGTCAACGGCATGGACTCAACCATTCCCGGTGGACAATCCGCTTTCCTGGACAAGTTCAGTCTGACTCGCGTTCCCGAACCAACCAGCTTGGCATTAGTCGGCATGAGTCTCGTTGGTCTCTTGAACATGCGTCGTCGTTAG